The nucleotide sequence TAGGATTTTCGCCTAATACTTTTTGGATAATTTCATCTAAAACATCCGATGAACTTATCTGAGTAAGTCCTTTTTCCTTTACAATATCTTCCGGGTCTTTACCGCTTTCAAACATATCATCAAATACTTCTTTCGCAGCCGTAGCACTTATCTTTCCTTCTGAAACTATTTTAATAAGCTTATATAATTTTTCTGGTTCAAGGTTCATTGAACTTGAATCCATTTCTTTTTCCTTTAATATTCTTAGTACATCTACTAAAATCCAGTTAGCAGTCGTTTTTGGATCTGCACCACATTTAACTGTAGCTTCAAAAAACTCTCCAAGCCTTTTATCATCAATAAGTATATCTACTTCCTTATTTCCAAGCTTATAATCTCTAATAAATCTTGCTTTCTTAGCTTTAGGAAGTTCCGGTATACTCTCTTCTATCTTCTCTATTTGATTATCTCTAATTATTATAGGAGCCAAATCTGGATCTGGAAAATATCTGTAGTCATTTGCATCTTCTTTACTTCTCATTGCCACAGTTTTACCTTTTCCAGCATCCCATCTTCTAGTTTCCTGTTTTATTTTAAATTCTTCTCCAAAGTTATAGAGTTCTCTCTGGCGTTTCTCCTCTTTTTCGAGAGCTTTTTGAAGTTCTCTAAACGAACTTATATTTTTTATTTCAACCTTACAGTTAAGCTTATCACTGCCAACTTCTCTCATAGATATATTAGCATCACATCTAAGTGAACCCTGTTCCATTCTGCAGTCTGAAATTCCACCATATTGCAGCATTGATCTAAGTGTTTTCATAAATGTTACAGCTTCTTTAGGTGACCTAAGATCAGGTTCTGTAACTATTTCCGCAAGTGGCACCCCTACACGATTGTAGTCTATAAGTGACACTGGTTCATCTGCAAGATGGACTAATTTTCCTGCATCCTCTTCAATATGTATTCTGTTTAGACTAACCTTTCTTTTAACACCATCAAGTTCGAATTCTAATGATCCGCCACTGCATATTGGCAGATCAAATTGAGATATCTGATATGCTTTTGGAAGATCCGGATAAAAATAATTCTTTCTATCCATTTTATTCACCTTATTTATCTTGCATCCTAAAATTTTTCCTGCCTTTATGGCAAGTTTTATAACTTCTTTATTTAAAACTGGAAGTGTTCCAGGCAAACCCATACATACAGGACATGTATGGGCATTTGGTTCTGCACCAAATTCCGTGGAACAATTACAGAATATCTTTGTCTTTGTATTTAACTCTGCATGTATTTCTAATCCTATTATAGTCTCGTAACTTTTCATAATTTATTTCTCCTTTCCATCCTCTTTTATTTGAGTTTCTATTTAATTGCCAAAGTATCTATTTTCAATTCCTTCTCAAGCGCTGATGCAAGTTTGAATATTTTGCTTTCTCCAAAATGCGGTCCTATAATCTGTATTCCTATCGGAAGTTTATCCTGACTAAAACCACAAGGTATAGAAATTGATGGTACTCCTGCCAAATTTATATTAACGGTGTATATATCTGCAAGATACATCTCTAGAGGATTATCCTTTTTTTCTCCCTTTAAGAATGGAAGTACAGGGGAAGTAGGACTTAATATTAGATCATATTCTTCAAAAGTCTCTTTAAATTGTTCTCTTATTTTTTTTCTAAGCTTTTGTGCTCTATTATAATATGCATCATAGTATCCAGATGAAAGTGCATAAGTTCCAAGCATTATTCTTCTTTTTACCTCGGATCCAAAGCTTTCTGTTCTTGACATTTCCATAAGTTCATCTACACTTTCATAGTCCTTAGTTCTATATCCATATCTTATACCATCATATCTCGCAAGATTCGAACTTGCCTCTGCAGAAGATATTATATAATATGAAGAAAGTCCTTCTTCCGTTATAGGCAGTGATATATAGCTAACTTCTGCTCCCATATTCTTAAGTTTTTCTATAACATTTTTTAATGTTTCCTCTATTTCTTTATTTAATCCCTTTCCAAAGAACTCTTTTGGAACCCCTATTTTCATACCTTTAATATCACCATTTAAACAAGTTAAATAATCAATGTCTGGTATTTTCTTTGAGCTTGTGCTGTCCATTTTATCATGGCCGGATATTACATTAAGCATAAGAGCACAATCCTCTACTGTTTTTCCAAAAGGTCCTATCTGATCAAGAGATGACGCAAAGGCTATAAGTCCAAATCTTGAAACTAAACCATAAGTAGGTTTTAACCCGACAACTCCACAAAAAGATGCTGGCTGACGTATTGATCCACCCGTATCGGAGCCAAGCGATACGGGTGCAATGCCAGATGCAACTACAGCGGCTGATCCACCTGAAGAACCACCTGGAACCCTATCTAAATCCCATGGATTTTTAGTCACCATAAATGCTGAATTCTCAGTAGAAGATCCCATTGCAAATTCATCCATATTTGTCTTTCCAATTATAACAGCATCTTCATCCTTCAATTTTTTGATTACTGTTGCATCATAAGGAGGAATAAAATCATAAAGCATCTTAGATGCACATGTAGTTCTAATTCCATCTGTACATATATTATCTTTTATAGCTATAGGAACCCCTGCAAGTTTCCCTAATTTTTCACCGTTTTCTACTTTTACATCTACTTCTCTAGCTTTTTTAATTGCCTCTTCTTCACATAAAGTTATATATCCATTGACTTTGGGATCAACTTTTTTTATTTTTTTAAAAATCTCTTTAACAATTTCTTCTGAAGTAAACTTCTTTTCTTCTATACCCTTTTTTATTTCATAAGCCGTCATAGACTGTACTTTCATTTCCAAAACCTCCTTTTTATCCTAAAAGCTACTCAATAATTTTAGGAACTTCAATATAAGTTTCTCTCCTGCTCTTTATATTAGAAAATAATTTTTCTTTATCATTAAATACCTTTACTTTATCTTCTCTTACCACTGATTCTAAGTCATCATCATACTTATTCAAATTAACATCATTTAAATCAAACTTATCTATAGTCTTAAAATATCCCAAAATAGCTTCAAACTCCTTTGCCATTTTCTGAGCTTCTTCATCTTTAAATTTTAGCTTTGCAAGTTTAGCTATATACTTAACTTCATTTACACTTACCATACTTATCCTCCTAACATAGATCAATTTATAAATAATATACGAATTTCCCGTAAACTATAATTACTAAATTAAGGTTCTATTCTCTTCATATCTCTAGGGAATGTAGAGGCCTCTCTTACATTTTGAAGATTCAATATTTTTATTGTTATTCTTTCAAGTCCTATAGCAAATCCACCGTGTGGAGGCATTCCATATCTAAAACTTTCAAGATAGAAGCCATAATCATCTGGATTAAATCCAAATTTCTTTATATTTTCTCTTAACATTTCATAATCGTTAATTCTCTGTCCTCCAGTTGTTATTTCAAGTCCTTTAAATATCAAATCGAAACTCCTGGTATTTCCTTTTCCGTCAGGCATGGTATACATAGGTCTTTTAGCTATTGGATATTCTGTTAAGAATACAAAATCAGTATCATAAGTTTCTTTTACATATTTTGAAATAAGCACTTCACCTTCAGCATCTATATTTCCAACTGGTGATCTCTTCCCATACTTATCAAGCAAAATTTTATGAGCCTCTGCAAGTGGTATTCTTGGTATTTTAACTTCATCTGCAAGATCTACATCATACATTTCAAGTTCCTTTTTACAAGTTTTCTTAAGATGTGAAAATAAATAGTTTATGAACCCTTCTTCTAAATCCATTATATCATTTTCATCTTTTATAAAGCCCATTTCTGCGTCTAAACTTACATATTCATTTAAATGTCTCCATGTATTATGAAGTTCTGCCCTATATGCATGACCTATCTCAAATACTTTTTCAAATCCGGCACCCACCATCATTTGTTTATAGAACTGAGGACTTTGTGCTAAAAATGCTCTGTGATCAAAGTAATTTACAGTAAATAATTCGGAACCACCCTCTGTACCTGATGCTATTATTTTAGGTGTATATATCTCTGAGAAGTGATTTTCCTTCAAATAATTTCTAAAAGCTGTTGTTATCTCCTCTTGAACCTTAAATACTGCATTTACTCTTGGTGCCCTCAAACTTATATATCTGTAATCAAGCTCAGTTTCAAGATGTGCTGAATTTTTGTATTCATTGACTGGAATAGGAAGCATATCATAATAAGTTTTTCCTAAAATCTTAATACTTTTAACTTTAATTTCAATTCCGCCAATTGCTTTTTTATTTTCAACTTTAGTTCCAACAGCTTCGATAGTCATCTCAAGTCTTAATCCCTTTAGCTCATCCTTGCAAACAACAAGCTGTATTATTCCTGTTTTATCTCTCAATTGTACAAATCCAAAATCTTTAAATTCCGTTATTTTGTGTACCCATCCCTTTAATAAAACCTCATCCTCTTTAAATCCTTTAACGTCTTCTACATACATTCTTTTCATTTAGATTTACCTCCTACTAAAATATTTTTAAAATAAAAAACGCCCCTATATCATTTCTGACATAGGGACGAATACAATCTCGTGGTGCCACCCAAATTAACTCAAAACCCAATTTAGAATATAAAAAAGTCCCTATACCATTCTCTGGTACAGGGACGGAAAATTCCGCGCTACCACCCTAAATTAGCTTTTAAAGCTCTCTCAAATCGGTACAAATAAAACAAAATACCTATCCATTTTAACGTATGGAAATCGTCTAAGCCTACTCTTTTAATAAAATTTCGATTAGCCGCTTCAGGGCGTTCTTCAATACAATAATCATATCTGGTTTACACCATACCAGACTCTCTATAAATCTTAACTGTATTTACTCTCCCTTTCATCACTATTTTTAATTAATAATTATGAATTCATTATAGATATCATATAATCAAAAGTCAATAGTTAATTGTAAAAAAATTAATAAGTTTTTCTAATATATTCATCTATCCTAGCTATTGCTTCCTGTAAGTTTTCATCCGAATTAGCAAATACCAAACGTAAATAACCTTCACCCATCTTGCCAAATGCAGAACCTGGTACTACTACTACTCTAGCTCCCCGCACAAGTTCTTCTGCAAATTCCTGTGAACCTTTACCAAAAGATTTTATATTAGGGAATGCATAAAAGCTTCCAGGAGATTTTTTACAAGTTATGCCTGGAATATTATTTAATCCATCTATTAAAATATCACGGCGGCGTGCATAATCTGCGATCATATTCTTGACTGCATCCTGAGATCCATTCAAAGCCTCTATTCCTGCTTTTTGTATAAAGGTTGGTACACAAGAAACCATTCCCTCCTGCAATTTAGGCATATTTGATATTATATTTTTATCCGCAACTATATATCCAAGTCTCCAACCTGTCATTGCATATGATTTAGAAAAACTGTTAATTACAATAACTCTGTTACGAACTCCCGGGATTTCGGCCATACTGAAACTATTGCAATCATCATAAACAATTTTGTCATATACCTCATCAGAGTATACCAGTAAATCATATTTTTCAGCAATTTTAGCTATTGCTTCTATATCTGATTTATTCAATACCGAACCAAGAGGATTACTAGGAGAATTAAGTACAATTGCTTTTGTTTTTGGTGTTATTGCCTTTTCAATATCTTCAGCCCTTATTTTAAAATCGTTTTCTTCATAAATCGGAACGGGCACAGGTTTTCCTCCAGCCATCATTACTTGTCCTTCATAGT is from Clostridium fermenticellae and encodes:
- the gatB gene encoding Asp-tRNA(Asn)/Glu-tRNA(Gln) amidotransferase subunit GatB, whose amino-acid sequence is MKSYETIIGLEIHAELNTKTKIFCNCSTEFGAEPNAHTCPVCMGLPGTLPVLNKEVIKLAIKAGKILGCKINKVNKMDRKNYFYPDLPKAYQISQFDLPICSGGSLEFELDGVKRKVSLNRIHIEEDAGKLVHLADEPVSLIDYNRVGVPLAEIVTEPDLRSPKEAVTFMKTLRSMLQYGGISDCRMEQGSLRCDANISMREVGSDKLNCKVEIKNISSFRELQKALEKEEKRQRELYNFGEEFKIKQETRRWDAGKGKTVAMRSKEDANDYRYFPDPDLAPIIIRDNQIEKIEESIPELPKAKKARFIRDYKLGNKEVDILIDDKRLGEFFEATVKCGADPKTTANWILVDVLRILKEKEMDSSSMNLEPEKLYKLIKIVSEGKISATAAKEVFDDMFESGKDPEDIVKEKGLTQISSSDVLDEIIQKVLGENPKSVEDYKAGKTQAAGYLVGQVMKASKGKANPKLARELIISKLQ
- the gatA gene encoding Asp-tRNA(Asn)/Glu-tRNA(Gln) amidotransferase subunit GatA, with translation MKVQSMTAYEIKKGIEEKKFTSEEIVKEIFKKIKKVDPKVNGYITLCEEEAIKKAREVDVKVENGEKLGKLAGVPIAIKDNICTDGIRTTCASKMLYDFIPPYDATVIKKLKDEDAVIIGKTNMDEFAMGSSTENSAFMVTKNPWDLDRVPGGSSGGSAAVVASGIAPVSLGSDTGGSIRQPASFCGVVGLKPTYGLVSRFGLIAFASSLDQIGPFGKTVEDCALMLNVISGHDKMDSTSSKKIPDIDYLTCLNGDIKGMKIGVPKEFFGKGLNKEIEETLKNVIEKLKNMGAEVSYISLPITEEGLSSYYIISSAEASSNLARYDGIRYGYRTKDYESVDELMEMSRTESFGSEVKRRIMLGTYALSSGYYDAYYNRAQKLRKKIREQFKETFEEYDLILSPTSPVLPFLKGEKKDNPLEMYLADIYTVNINLAGVPSISIPCGFSQDKLPIGIQIIGPHFGESKIFKLASALEKELKIDTLAIK
- the gatC gene encoding Asp-tRNA(Asn)/Glu-tRNA(Gln) amidotransferase subunit GatC; the encoded protein is MVSVNEVKYIAKLAKLKFKDEEAQKMAKEFEAILGYFKTIDKFDLNDVNLNKYDDDLESVVREDKVKVFNDKEKLFSNIKSRRETYIEVPKIIE
- the aspS gene encoding aspartate--tRNA(Asn) ligase; amino-acid sequence: MKRMYVEDVKGFKEDEVLLKGWVHKITEFKDFGFVQLRDKTGIIQLVVCKDELKGLRLEMTIEAVGTKVENKKAIGGIEIKVKSIKILGKTYYDMLPIPVNEYKNSAHLETELDYRYISLRAPRVNAVFKVQEEITTAFRNYLKENHFSEIYTPKIIASGTEGGSELFTVNYFDHRAFLAQSPQFYKQMMVGAGFEKVFEIGHAYRAELHNTWRHLNEYVSLDAEMGFIKDENDIMDLEEGFINYLFSHLKKTCKKELEMYDVDLADEVKIPRIPLAEAHKILLDKYGKRSPVGNIDAEGEVLISKYVKETYDTDFVFLTEYPIAKRPMYTMPDGKGNTRSFDLIFKGLEITTGGQRINDYEMLRENIKKFGFNPDDYGFYLESFRYGMPPHGGFAIGLERITIKILNLQNVREASTFPRDMKRIEP
- a CDS encoding pyridoxal phosphate-dependent aminotransferase, producing MEHLSELAINYPASGIRKMFDLAEQYDDVIKLTLGEPNFDTPVNIKEAVKKAVDEGYTHYSPNAGMDELRQAVANYYKKYSKDYTFENVMITVGGLEALTLSLFTTINSGDEVIIPDPGFPNYEGQVMMAGGKPVPVPIYEENDFKIRAEDIEKAITPKTKAIVLNSPSNPLGSVLNKSDIEAIAKIAEKYDLLVYSDEVYDKIVYDDCNSFSMAEIPGVRNRVIVINSFSKSYAMTGWRLGYIVADKNIISNMPKLQEGMVSCVPTFIQKAGIEALNGSQDAVKNMIADYARRRDILIDGLNNIPGITCKKSPGSFYAFPNIKSFGKGSQEFAEELVRGARVVVVPGSAFGKMGEGYLRLVFANSDENLQEAIARIDEYIRKTY